AGAGAGCTCGAGTCCAGCGGAAAAGAGATGAGGTGGGTTTCAGGGAATAGGTGGCCTTGGCGCTGGGCCCCGGACGTGGGTTGGCTTTGTTTGGTGGTGATGAAAATGGACCGCTGGGCAAGGGCACGCAGGCAGCCCGGCCTGGAGCGAGGGTCCAGGAGCGGAGGGAAACGGGTGGGGTGGTCCAAGGGCCCAACAGGTCTGCCCAGCCCACACGGAGGCCACACGGATGACATTCACTGACGTAGCTCAGGGGACGAGGGCCCGGCAAGCTCAGGCAGCTGAGCTGGCTCTGGGGCTTCCTGCCTtatccctccccaggcctccccccacctgcctccccccgcctccccccccaccaGGCTCAGGCCCCAGCCTGGTTACTCATGCTGCCGCAGTGAAGCCTGGTCCTTCCAGGAGAACACGGGTCCACCCGAGTCAGGGTTCAGCGTAATGTTGTGAGGGGTCACCTCCAGCTGAAAGCCTGTCGTGGGGTTCACAATCCCCAGCCGCCCAAAGTACGTGCCCTGGTGCTGCCCAGGGCTCCCAGCTCTGTTGCCGATGAGCTGCCCATTCACAGAGAAGCCTGCAGGAGGGTGAGGGGCCATCCGGGTCAGGGAGGGGCCAGCTCTCGCTACGTGCCTGCCAGCCTGCCTTTGCTCATGCCGTGCCCCCCTCCTGGGAGACACCCACACTCCACACTGGCTTTGAGGCTCCCCCCTCGCCAGGGGGCCTTCAGCATGAGTGGAGGCCACACAGcacttctccctccccactcctacAGGGCTAACTACCTACTGCTTAGCCCTTGCTTCTGGGCCCCCAGGGCAGGGGTCTTGTCTCCCCGAGGATAGGACTTGGGCGTGCTCCTTCTCTGTCGCCCTGATCCCTGACCCAGGAGCAGGGCACAGAGGCCTCCTCCCAACTGAGCAGCCCTCAGCCCCCTTCTTGCCTTCACTATCCCAACACGGCATGTCTCATGCTCTCAAATGGTCATCTGAGAATTTGTTTGCCTGTCTGTCTCCCTTGGCCAAACTGCAGGAGCACAGGGACTTTGGCTCAGTCCCTACTGCACCTGTAGCCCCTAGGAGGTGCTCAACAAATCCTTGCAGACCGCCTGATCGgactgggagggaggcagggagagagtggCCCACAGACAGTCGGACAGGGAGCACTGCTGGAGGAGGGACTCGGGCTCCCTCAGCCAAGCTGagggggaaggcagggcaggATTCCTCCAGAATTTGCAGAACTCGGTACAAAATGAAAGTGAGGGGACTTCGCTCAAAATCTGTTAAGAACTTCAAGACAACTAGAGCAGAGCATTAAACCGAGCATGGGCCCTTCTGAGCACAGGGTCCTGGGTGCCTGCAGGGGTCACACGTCCAAGAGCAGGTGCCATCTAGGGCCCAGGCAGGTCgatgggagagaaggaggagggttGAGCTCAGCCAGGTGACCGGGGCCCAGGCTGTGGGAAGTGGAGGCCATGGACACTGTCGTGTCGGTGGCTACCAGCGAGGGCGCAGGAGTGCAGCCCCACCCTGTCTGGCAGAGGCCGTGAGGTCACGAGTACCTGTGTCCGGGTCCTGCACCAGGCTGAGGATCACACCGGGCTCCTCATTGATATTGAAGCACAGGGTATCCTCCTTCTGGGGCACGTGGATGAGGAAGTGGGGGTCCGTGTCCACTGGGGGCATAGCATGGAGTCCATTAGATTGGGCATCGGGCAGGTGGGCTGGGCCggccaggagcagggcaggggtgtcCCTCACGCCCTCCCCAGAACTCGCCTCCGGTCACTTGGTTTGGCAACTGCTGGATGTCGGCACTGGGTCCAGTCGGGGAAGGCTGTGAAGCCGGCAGCTTGAACGCTGGCGGGAGGGAATGGCACTTAGGAGGATGGTACCCCACTTCCCTGGGGCTGCGGGCTCCTTTTCCCAGCCCCCCCAGGCGGCAGGCCTGAAGCCCCAGAGCAGGAGGGCCCCGAGCCCCTGATGCCTGCCGGTGAGCCAGCCCCCCCGTCTGTCCCCTCCGTGGGGCCCTGGCGGAGCTGGTGGCATAAGGGGACCCAGGCCGGGTCAGGGGGCTGTCGCGAGGGTCCCGGGGGGGAGGCGGTGAGCGAGCCTCCTGCTGTCCGTCGTTTCGTCCTCAGGCCAACGCGGCGGCTCAGGGCTGAACGGGCCGCCCCAGGGGCGCCGGGAGAGGTAGAGACGCGTGGCGGTGGGGCGCTGCCACTTACTCTTTCTGTGTCCCACCATCTCTGCGGAGGACACGCGTGGGCCAGCGTCACCCCCACCACGCCCTGCAGGCCCGGGCCTCGCTCCCCGCTCCCCGAGGCACCCTGGGCCCGGAGCCGCCGCGGCCTCGCCGACCCTCCCCTGGGCACCCGGCCCGGCCGCGCAGACGCAGGCTCCCGGAGGCGCGCACGAAGCTGCGTGagggctcccggctcccggctcccggggCAGCGGCGAGGTTGGGGGCCGAGCTGCCTgcagggccccaggagcccctcccGAAGACCAGCCCGGTTTAAAAACTCACCCAAGGGCAGGGCAtctggaagggagagaaagggaagagttAAAGGCCCGGAGGACTGGGGCCCCCAGAGCCGCCCCGCGCGCGCCCGGCCGAGCCCTACCCTCGGGGGGCTTGTCCACGACGGGCTCCAGGCCGTCCTCGTCCGCCACGCCCCTGATGGTCATGGAGGTCAGCGGGGTCACGAACTGGTAAGCCAGCGACATCTGCAGCGCCTTGGCCGCCGCGTCggccttctccttcccctccagctTCGTCCTGAGAGACGTGCACCGGCTCCAAGCCCCGCGGCCAGCCCACggcagcctggcctcctggcccGCTCGCTCGCTTGTTCGCTCCCTCCCTCGGCGGGCACCTGTGGGGCCCCTCCGTGCCTCTGTCCCGTGGCTGCCTTCAAGGGCCTCATGCCCTAAAGCCCTCCCACCGGGGAAACCTGGAGATCTATCGGGGTTGGCGAATGTGCCTCAGAAAGACACAGACAACCGAATGGCTGTGAGATTCTGGGCAAGTGGTCTAACTTCCCTGAGCCTCCACATGCTCATCTTTGAAATGGACATAATGAGGAGCCTCCCCTGCAGGTTGTGCGGACTAACCAAGCATGTCTGTACACTGGAGCCCATGGAAAGGGCGGCGTCCTGCTGCCCTGCGGCTcctggcgggggtgggtggggtggcaAACTGTGACCTGCCCACACTGTTGACTAACTGGTTGATATTAACTCAGTGAGCAAAGCCAAAAGCCAGTAAATCTGACCTGCCCCCAACCTCCAAGGCCCAGATATGCCCCTTCTCCGTTCACCTCACTGGTTCAGAGGCCCTGGGGTCCACCCCTACTGCAGGGGTCATACCGCTTGGCCAGGAGCTCCTGGATGGTGAGGTAGGCCCAGAGCCGTTCAATGTGGTTCTCCAGCATGTGGCCCCGCTCCCGGAGCAGGTTCTTCATCTTTTCCTCATCCACCAGGCAGGTCATCTTGAATTCTTGGCCCTCCTGAAGGTCACGATGGGGAGGCCGTGCGACCGTGAGGAGCACAGCCCCAGTATATCTGGGCTCTGCAGTTCATCCCCTGTGCCACCCTTCCCTGAGCCTTCTCTCCTCACCCTCTGTCCTCCCTTCATCCTGCAAACATGGCTAAGCACTCTCATGGGGCAAATAGGCCTTGGCTCTGGGGATGCCAGGGATGGGAGGACCAGGCCCGCCCTCCTGAAGTTACTCTCTCTGGGAGAGGCCATCAGGCAGCCAGCTGTTTCCACCACGTTCCACTTCTCCAAAGTCCCAccacatacccacacacaaaTGCTACTCTCTCCCCAGCCTTAGTAACTGGGACTCACTCACTGAGGGCATCCCACATACCAGGCACCACGCAGCACAGTGCAGAGATTATTTTGTTTGCTCCACACAACTCACCAGTgctacagacagggaaactgaggcctggagaggaggACCCATTCGCTTAAGGTCACCTAGCTGGTCAGGGTGGAGCCAGGGTCCAGCTCAGCTTTCCTTACCCAAAGTCCCGGTTCTGAACCTTTGACCACACAACAAGATGTGAATCCACCCCTGCAGTCAGGGTCCAGGTCTCCTCTGCATATGACCCATggcgtgcacacacgcacacacacgcatcCCACTCTGGCACAAAGCTGGGTGTAGTCAGGAAGTGTTTAGAAAAAGGCTGATGAGTGAAGAGGCTGGCCTCTTGCTGTCTCATGCCTTGGATGGGGCATCATGTAAGGGGTAACAGGTGATCCATTTTTGGTCAAGGGACTACAACTAATCAAGGCCATTTGGGTCCCATTCCAGCCCAACCAGGGATGCCAGCATGTGTGGGAATGTTCAggcctgggggtggaggagggggagacgGGCatggtgctggaggggaggcacTGCTCTGCAGAAAGAGAGGCCTGGGTCAAGGGGAACAGGGGTGGAGAACAAGTGTGGATTTGGAGCCTCTGGGCACTGCCTGACCTCTCCACCCACCGCCGCCCACCGTTTACCCCATGGGCCAGCACGTCAGCCTTGAAACTGCTCAGTTTGTGGTCAGCGATGCGCCCAGCTACCATGATCTCGGAGCCTTCATAGTACTGTTTATGGCGGTGCTGGGTCAGATCTGAGATGGTGTCCTGGGGGTAGAGCAGCTCCACGTCCACCAGTAGGGGGTTGGCAACCTGGTCGTAGAAACCCTGCAGGCGGAGGTGGGGCACAGCCTCAGAGCTGATGGGTCACCCTGGGCACCCAATGGGGAAACCCACTCACGAAGTGGGGTGTTGGgatccccactttgcagatggaatTGCAGGCTCATAGAGTTAAGCCAACTGGTTTGAGGTCACGCAGCTGATTCAAACTGCATTCTAGAGCTTTATCTGCTCCTTTGCATGGATGGGCAAAAAGCTGCCAAGGCCGAGCTCCCCATAGCATGCCGTTGGTGGTACACTGTGGGACGAAGGGGGTAGGAGGAGACCTGCAGCTGCTGGGCGGCGTCGTGGTCTTCATAAATTCTCTGGGCCCGTCCGTTGTTCTCCATGGACATGACATCCAGGAAGTTAAAGTCCACGTTGTCACCAAAGCCCAAGTTGTAGAGCGGGAACTTGCCCCGGATGGCGTTGCGGACGTTCTTGAGGATTTGGGAACGGTCTGTCACCCCTGCAGCCATACACCCAGGCAGTGACAGAATACTGACTCACATGTAGGCCAAAAGGGGTCTTTGGAGCCCACTCCCTGAGCCCGAGTGTCCAAGTGTCTGTGGCTCAGACCCCCGATCTCCTGTCTCCACCAGCATCTTGAGGCAAAGTCTCCCATTGGCTCACTGGGCAAATGCAATAGCTCCTGATAGCCCCTCGTGAACTTGCCAATCTATATGGATCCATCATAAGCAGGTGGTATTCCGCCCTAAACCCTCCCATAAGTCATTGCCGTGGCCTGCGGGGCCCTGCCGACCTTCCCACCGTTGCTTCACTCATTCTGCATATGCCTGCTGTTCTTAGGCAGGCCCTGCCATTGTACACACCTTTTGCTTTTTTGCTCAAGCTGCTCCCTCTGCCAGAGATCCCTTCCtacttctcttctcctccttccagcCTGAGCTCAAGggtcacctcctccagaaagcctgcTGGGACCCTTATCCTGCAGCCTCCTGGCACCCTGTTCTTTTAGGGCCCTCAACAGAGTGACTGCTCCTGGAGACCTCCCCCAGTGGACCCTATGCTCCTTAACGACAGAGGTGAATCTTGTTCTCTTGGTTTCTCTTCTTGGTTCCTAGCCCTATGCTTGGCACGCTGTTGGTGCTGAATACATAGTTCATTAAATTCAACCTAGGAATCCTGCCTAACATCCTGGGATCTGTGCAATGCTGTGTCATACAGATACTTCCCCAGTTACCCAATTCAGCATAGAAGTATACCTTGTAACTCCTGCAGACTTTATGGTCTGGACTCTGTCTTTAGATCAGGGCTTGACTTTGCCCAGAGCCTCTTGCCCCCCTACAGCATCTGCAGTGGTTGGATTTCCAAGCTCAGCTTGAATGCCTTCAGCAACAAAGATATCACCGCCTCCCAACACAGGCCTCAAGGTGCTTACCCTCTGTGGGCTCGCCGTCTGTCAACATGATGAGAACTGAGGCATGGTTGCTGAGTTTGGGAAGGTTCTTTTGAGCTTGGTTCAAGATTTCAATTCCCCGGAGCAAACCTCCATTCAGGTTTGTGGCTGAAAAGGAACGACAGTAGGCCAGTGTATGCCCTCATTCTAAGGGGACAGAAGTGACACCAAAGTGGCTCAAGACCCCTGCCATTACCCCCAGCCAGGAAGAAGTGCTTCACGAAGTCTTGAGCCGCTCGCAGATTGGCAGGGGATGCCTGCACCAGTGAGCCTTTCCATGATTGCACTTCAGACCCAAAGAGGACCAGATCAAAGTAGTCCCCTGGCCGCATGTCCCCCAGGATTTTAAGGAGCGCCTCCTTGGTCTGTAATGACAGGATAGTCAGTGAAGGGACATGGCTCCAGGAAAGTGCCTCCGGTCAGCTCCAGATACCCATTGGAGAGATCCACAGGACAGAGGTGCACAGTGGACAAGTGGGAGGGGATGGACGGGACAGCCAGGTGGTGCCAGGAGAGGAGTGTCTTATGGAGCTCTGGGGTtggaggaggggacagagaaggCAAGGGGACCCAGCATGGGGGGAAAAGATGACCAGGACCTCAAACAGGGCAACTTCAAGAAAGAGGATCATAGGGGACTCAATTTCTAAAACTCTGCTGGTAGAGCCATAGCATTCAGAGCACTGTGGACAGTGGGCTGTACCTGTGGCCAGATGGCTCTCTGTGGACAGCCACGATTGTCCCTGGCATGGTCAGTGTACAGCTTCAATCTTTAAGCACCCCCATCACTAGACCCACAACCCCACGGGCACTGTGTATCATTCCCATTGTGCTATTGAGGAAAAGTGAATCCATTTGCCATGGTTGTACGGTAAAGAAGCGGCTGATGCCAGAGCCTGACTTCTGGGGTTTCCTGTCAAATCACCCTGCCTCTGACCAGGAGCAGAAGTCCCAAACCCAGACTCTGACAACAACACCAGCGtggtatgggggtggggggtgggggc
This window of the Canis lupus dingo isolate Sandy chromosome 20, ASM325472v2, whole genome shotgun sequence genome carries:
- the ITIH1 gene encoding inter-alpha-trypsin inhibitor heavy chain H1 isoform X2 produces the protein MDGAMGLRALLCVYLASLLVLQGMPTQGSPTGRPKVNKKRQTLDTAVDGVTIRSLKVNCKVTSRFAHYVITSQVVNNADEAKEISFDVEIPKTAFISDFAITADGSAFIGDIKDKVTAWKQYRKAAISGENAGLVRASGRTMEQFTIHLTIGPRSKATFRLTYEEVLKRRLMQYDIVIKVKPKQLVHHFEIDVDIFEPQGISKLDAHASFLSNDLASQLVKKSFSGKQGRVLFHPTVSQQQSCPTCSTSLLNGDFKVTYDVNRDQLCDLLVANNHFAHFFAPQNLTNMNKNVVFVIDISTSMEGQKVKQTKEALLKILGDMRPGDYFDLVLFGSEVQSWKGSLVQASPANLRAAQDFVKHFFLAGATNLNGGLLRGIEILNQAQKNLPKLSNHASVLIMLTDGEPTEGVTDRSQILKNVRNAIRGKFPLYNLGFGDNVDFNFLDVMSMENNGRAQRIYEDHDAAQQLQGFYDQVANPLLVDVELLYPQDTISDLTQHRHKQYYEGSEIMVAGRIADHKLSSFKADVLAHGEGQEFKMTCLVDEEKMKNLLRERGHMLENHIERLWAYLTIQELLAKRTKLEGKEKADAAAKALQMSLAYQFVTPLTSMTIRGVADEDGLEPVVDKPPEDALPLAFKLPASQPSPTGPSADIQQLPNQVTGVDTDPHFLIHVPQKEDTLCFNINEEPGVILSLVQDPDTGFSVNGQLIGNRAGSPGQHQGTYFGRLGIVNPTTGFQLEVTPHNITLNPDSGGPVFSWKDQASLRQHEVVVTINRKRNLVVAVEDGGTFEVVLHRVWKGSAVHQDFLGFYVLDSHRMSARTHGLLGQFFHPIDYTVSDPHPGSDPTKTDATMLVKSHQLTVTRGLQKDYSKNPRHGAEVTCWFVHNNGAGLIDGVYTDYIVPDIF
- the ITIH1 gene encoding inter-alpha-trypsin inhibitor heavy chain H1 isoform X1; protein product: MDGAMGLRALLCVYLASLLVLQGMPTQGSPTGRPKVNKKRQTLDTAVDGVTIRSLKVNCKVTSRFAHYVITSQVVNNADEAKEISFDVEIPKTAFISDFAITADGSAFIGDIKDKVTAWKQYRKAAISGENAGLVRASGRTMEQFTIHLTIGPRSKATFRLTYEEVLKRRLMQYDIVIKVKPKQLVHHFEIDVDIFEPQGISKLDAHASFLSNDLASQLVKKSFSGKQGRVLFHPTVSQQQSCPTCSTSLLNGDFKVTYDVNRDQLCDLLVANNHFAHFFAPQNLTNMNKNVVFVIDISTSMEGQKVKQTKEALLKILGDMRPGDYFDLVLFGSEVQSWKGSLVQASPANLRAAQDFVKHFFLAGATNLNGGLLRGIEILNQAQKNLPKLSNHASVLIMLTDGEPTEGVTDRSQILKNVRNAIRGKFPLYNLGFGDNVDFNFLDVMSMENNGRAQRIYEDHDAAQQLQGFYDQVANPLLVDVELLYPQDTISDLTQHRHKQYYEGSEIMVAGRIADHKLSSFKADVLAHGEGQEFKMTCLVDEEKMKNLLRERGHMLENHIERLWAYLTIQELLAKRTKLEGKEKADAAAKALQMSLAYQFVTPLTSMTIRGVADEDGLEPVVDKPPEDALPLEMVGHRKTFKLPASQPSPTGPSADIQQLPNQVTGVDTDPHFLIHVPQKEDTLCFNINEEPGVILSLVQDPDTGFSVNGQLIGNRAGSPGQHQGTYFGRLGIVNPTTGFQLEVTPHNITLNPDSGGPVFSWKDQASLRQHEVVVTINRKRNLVVAVEDGGTFEVVLHRVWKGSAVHQDFLGFYVLDSHRMSARTHGLLGQFFHPIDYTVSDPHPGSDPTKTDATMLVKSHQLTVTRGLQKDYSKNPRHGAEVTCWFVHNNGAGLIDGVYTDYIVPDIF